The Pseudophaeobacter arcticus DSM 23566 genome includes a region encoding these proteins:
- a CDS encoding flavin-dependent oxidoreductase, whose protein sequence is MSVLIAGGGIAGLSLGLTLHQIGVPFHIYESAAELRPMGVGINLQPNAVRELFDLGLEADLEEIGIRTRQLGFYSKLGKTIWEEPRGLEAGYAWPQYSVHRGALQMMLYQALVARAGPDCITTGARAVGFENTAAGADLLLADGARQSGSLVVAADGIHSALRAQMYPDEGAPIWNGRILWRATTQGTPWKGEASMAMIGHDSLRMVAYPISRPNAEGLATLNWIAEKSFDPSAPWKKEDWNRAADINDFISEFEDWQFDWIDVPGLIRGAEVVYEYPMVDRDPLPQWSFGAVTLMGDAAHPTYPVGSNGASQAIIDARIIGAYLLSHGLSSEALAAYEAEVRPLATGIGQTNRAGKGPDGVLQQVEDLCGGDFSSIEDVIPRTELAAHAERYKSIAGFSIEALNARPATIKAGARLIR, encoded by the coding sequence ATGTCCGTTCTTATTGCCGGTGGCGGCATCGCCGGGCTCAGCCTTGGTCTGACACTGCATCAGATTGGTGTGCCGTTTCACATCTACGAATCTGCTGCTGAACTGCGCCCCATGGGGGTTGGTATCAACCTGCAGCCCAACGCCGTACGCGAGTTGTTTGATCTTGGACTGGAGGCGGACCTGGAAGAGATCGGCATCCGCACCCGGCAGTTGGGGTTCTATTCCAAACTCGGCAAGACAATCTGGGAAGAACCGCGCGGGCTTGAGGCCGGCTATGCCTGGCCGCAGTACTCGGTCCATCGCGGCGCCTTGCAAATGATGCTGTACCAGGCGCTGGTGGCGCGGGCAGGTCCTGACTGTATCACCACCGGCGCGCGCGCCGTGGGGTTTGAAAACACCGCCGCCGGGGCAGATCTGCTGCTGGCGGATGGCGCCCGCCAAAGCGGGTCTCTTGTTGTTGCGGCGGACGGTATCCACTCGGCCCTGCGGGCGCAGATGTACCCGGATGAGGGCGCGCCGATCTGGAATGGCCGGATCCTGTGGCGCGCCACCACCCAGGGCACGCCCTGGAAGGGCGAGGCCTCCATGGCGATGATTGGCCACGACAGCCTGCGCATGGTGGCCTATCCAATTTCACGCCCCAATGCCGAGGGCCTGGCGACCCTCAACTGGATCGCGGAGAAAAGCTTTGATCCCTCCGCCCCCTGGAAGAAAGAGGACTGGAACCGCGCCGCCGATATCAATGACTTCATTTCCGAGTTCGAAGACTGGCAGTTTGACTGGATTGATGTGCCAGGCCTCATTCGCGGCGCCGAGGTAGTCTATGAATACCCGATGGTGGATCGCGACCCGCTGCCACAATGGAGTTTTGGCGCCGTGACCTTGATGGGCGACGCCGCGCATCCAACCTATCCTGTTGGCTCCAACGGTGCCAGCCAGGCGATCATTGATGCGCGGATCATCGGCGCCTATCTCCTGTCCCATGGCCTCAGCTCAGAAGCGCTTGCCGCCTATGAGGCAGAGGTGCGACCTCTGGCAACCGGCATCGGCCAGACCAACCGCGCCGGCAAGGGACCCGACGGGGTGTTGCAGCAGGTCGAAGACCTCTGCGGTGGGGATTTTTCCAGCATCGAAGATGTCATCCCACGGACCGAGCTAGCAGCCCATGCAGAGCGCTACAAATCCATCGCCGGCTTTTCGATAGAGGCGCTGAATGCCCGCCCGGCAACAATCAAAGCAGGCGCCCGGCTGATCCGCTAA
- the idi gene encoding isopentenyl-diphosphate Delta-isomerase, whose product MPHMIPAWVNGELTPVEKLLAHEQGLKHKAVSVFVVKGVKILMQRRALGKYHTPGLWANTCCTHPMWEESSSACAVRRMQEELGIRGLYPEFRHQLEYRADVGHGMIEHEVVDVFLAHAHRPLAPVANPDEVMETRWMDYHDLLAEVQRHPERFTPWLKIYLHKYADIIFGPDLIIASKT is encoded by the coding sequence ATGCCCCATATGATCCCGGCCTGGGTGAACGGCGAACTAACACCGGTAGAGAAGCTCCTGGCGCATGAGCAGGGGCTAAAGCACAAGGCTGTCTCGGTGTTTGTGGTCAAGGGTGTCAAAATTCTGATGCAACGCCGTGCTCTGGGCAAATATCACACGCCTGGGCTCTGGGCCAATACCTGCTGTACCCATCCCATGTGGGAGGAGAGCTCCTCGGCCTGCGCGGTACGGCGGATGCAAGAAGAGCTGGGCATCAGAGGGCTTTACCCTGAGTTTCGCCATCAGTTGGAATACCGGGCAGATGTGGGCCATGGGATGATCGAACATGAGGTCGTGGATGTCTTTCTCGCCCATGCCCATCGCCCCTTGGCACCGGTTGCCAACCCCGATGAGGTGATGGAAACCCGCTGGATGGACTATCATGACCTGTTGGCAGAGGTGCAGCGTCACCCCGAACGTTTCACCCCCTGGCTGAAGATCTATCTGCACAAATACGCCGATATCATCTTTGGTCCCGACCTGATCATCGCCTCCAAGACCTGA
- a CDS encoding c-type cytochrome, whose amino-acid sequence MKPVLTAALLGLLAAPAFADGDAAKGEKAFNRCKSCHSIVSDTGENIVKGGKTGPNLWGVVGRTAGTYEGFKYGKDLVAAGEGGLVWDFESFAAYTHDPREFLREHLGDSKAKSKMTFKLKKGAEDIYAFLAQFSPVAEEPAEDAAATEASE is encoded by the coding sequence ATGAAACCTGTCCTGACCGCAGCCCTTTTGGGCCTCCTGGCCGCCCCCGCCTTCGCCGATGGCGATGCAGCAAAAGGCGAAAAGGCCTTTAACAGATGCAAATCCTGCCACTCTATTGTCTCTGACACTGGCGAGAACATCGTCAAGGGTGGCAAAACCGGCCCGAATCTTTGGGGTGTTGTGGGCCGTACCGCCGGCACCTACGAAGGCTTCAAATACGGCAAGGATCTGGTTGCCGCCGGCGAAGGTGGCCTGGTTTGGGATTTTGAGAGCTTTGCGGCCTATACCCATGACCCCCGTGAGTTCCTGCGCGAGCATCTGGGCGACAGCAAGGCCAAGTCAAAGATGACGTTCAAGCTGAAAAAAGGCGCCGAAGACATCTATGCCTTCCTGGCACAGTTTAGCCCGGTCGCCGAAGAGCCCGCCGAAGATGCCGCGGCAACCGAGGCCAGCGAATAA
- a CDS encoding P1 family peptidase, with amino-acid sequence MKPGPKNLITDVPGLMVGNASDAALKSGSTVLLGHEPLTASVHVMGGAPGTRETDLLAPDKSVAKIDALVLSGGSAYGLDACSGVVDGLRAQGRGFALGPAIIPLVPGAILFDLLNGGNKDWQENPYRALGRAAFEDASSDFSLGTFGAGTGALTAMVKGGLGSASFVLDSGVTVGALVAANPMGSVTTPGDRHFWAAPFEVDGEFGGIGPDTAAGLGRHLDSRKMHAMRALAGGEDLPSERGNTTIAIVATDAALTKAECQRMATAAHDGIGRATVPAHAPGDGDLVFAASTGSRTLASAEAELGQIGHAAALCLSRAIARAVFCATAEENDLLPCWSATQT; translated from the coding sequence ATGAAACCTGGCCCCAAAAACCTGATCACCGATGTGCCCGGCCTCATGGTCGGCAATGCAAGTGATGCGGCGCTGAAATCCGGCAGCACGGTTTTGCTTGGCCACGAGCCACTGACCGCCTCGGTCCATGTCATGGGGGGGGCGCCGGGCACCCGCGAGACAGATCTGCTGGCGCCGGATAAATCCGTGGCCAAGATCGACGCGCTGGTGCTCTCGGGCGGGTCGGCCTATGGGCTGGATGCCTGTTCCGGCGTGGTGGACGGGCTGCGCGCCCAGGGGCGTGGCTTTGCCTTGGGGCCTGCGATCATTCCGCTGGTGCCCGGTGCCATCCTGTTTGATCTGCTGAATGGCGGCAACAAGGACTGGCAGGAGAATCCCTACCGCGCCCTGGGCCGCGCCGCTTTCGAGGATGCCTCAAGCGATTTCTCCCTTGGCACCTTTGGGGCTGGCACCGGAGCCCTGACCGCGATGGTAAAGGGCGGGCTGGGCTCTGCCTCTTTTGTGCTGGACAGCGGCGTTACTGTGGGCGCCCTGGTCGCCGCCAACCCCATGGGCAGCGTCACCACCCCCGGGGATCGCCACTTCTGGGCCGCGCCCTTTGAGGTCGATGGCGAATTTGGCGGCATTGGCCCCGACACAGCGGCGGGCCTGGGTCGCCATCTCGACAGTCGCAAAATGCACGCCATGCGCGCCCTTGCCGGCGGCGAGGATCTGCCCTCGGAGCGCGGCAATACCACCATTGCCATTGTCGCCACCGATGCCGCCCTGACCAAGGCCGAATGCCAGCGCATGGCCACCGCGGCCCATGACGGCATTGGCCGCGCCACCGTTCCGGCCCATGCGCCGGGCGATGGCGACCTGGTCTTTGCCGCCAGCACCGGCAGCCGGACCCTCGCGTCTGCTGAGGCCGAGCTGGGCCAGATCGGCCATGCCGCCGCGCTCTGTCTCAGCCGGGCAATTGCACGGGCGGTCTTTTGCGCCACAGCAGAGGAAAATGATCTCCTGCCCTGCTGGAGCGCGACCCAAACCTGA
- a CDS encoding cupin domain-containing protein, translated as MKTINLAEKLALFDTHWDPKVVADYNDNEIMVVKFQGAFPFHLHDNTDDFFLVLEGEMVMEIEGAAAHVVKAGELFVVPKGVTHRPRAEAECKVLLIEPKGEPNSGDPSTAAAKNRI; from the coding sequence ATGAAGACCATCAATCTGGCCGAAAAACTGGCGCTTTTTGACACCCATTGGGATCCCAAAGTTGTGGCCGACTACAATGACAACGAGATCATGGTGGTCAAATTCCAGGGCGCCTTTCCGTTTCATCTGCACGACAACACCGATGACTTCTTCCTGGTGTTAGAGGGCGAAATGGTGATGGAAATCGAAGGCGCAGCCGCGCATGTGGTCAAGGCCGGCGAGCTGTTTGTGGTGCCCAAAGGTGTCACCCACCGCCCCCGGGCCGAGGCCGAATGCAAGGTTCTGCTGATCGAGCCAAAGGGGGAGCCAAACTCGGGCGATCCCAGTACTGCGGCCGCCAAGAACCGGATCTAG
- a CDS encoding SDR family oxidoreductase, translating into MRLAGKCAIVTGGASGFGLGIVDKFLAEGARVMIADINGEGALALAAERGDAALAQQVDVANAASVNAMAAAAIAAFGKVDILINNAGITHLPTPLDEVSEEDFDRVFNVNMKSVYLTARALVPHMKANASGAILNVASTAGVSPRANLNWYNASKGWMITATKTMAIELAPKGIRVNAINPVAGETPLLQSFMGEDTPEVRAKFLSTIPIGRFSTPEDMGNAACYLCSDEASMVTGVAMEVDGGRCI; encoded by the coding sequence ATGCGGCTTGCAGGAAAATGCGCCATTGTAACTGGCGGCGCTTCTGGCTTTGGCCTTGGCATCGTTGATAAATTCCTGGCCGAAGGTGCCCGGGTGATGATCGCTGACATAAATGGCGAAGGCGCCTTGGCGCTGGCCGCCGAACGCGGTGACGCAGCGCTTGCCCAGCAGGTCGACGTTGCCAATGCGGCCTCTGTAAATGCCATGGCCGCGGCCGCGATTGCCGCCTTTGGCAAGGTCGATATTTTGATCAACAACGCCGGGATCACCCATTTGCCCACACCGCTGGACGAGGTGAGCGAGGAAGATTTTGACCGGGTGTTCAATGTGAATATGAAATCGGTCTATCTGACCGCCCGTGCTCTGGTGCCGCATATGAAGGCAAATGCCAGCGGCGCCATCCTCAACGTCGCCTCCACCGCCGGGGTCTCCCCCCGCGCGAACCTGAATTGGTACAATGCCTCCAAGGGCTGGATGATCACCGCGACCAAAACCATGGCAATTGAACTGGCCCCCAAGGGCATTCGCGTCAATGCCATCAACCCGGTGGCCGGCGAGACACCTTTGTTGCAGTCCTTTATGGGTGAAGACACGCCGGAAGTGCGCGCCAAATTCCTCTCCACCATCCCAATTGGCCGCTTTTCCACCCCCGAGGACATGGGCAATGCCGCCTGCTATCTGTGCTCTGACGAGGCCAGCATGGTGACAGGCGTGGCCATGGAAGTTGACGGTGGGCGCTGCATATGA
- the arfB gene encoding alternative ribosome rescue aminoacyl-tRNA hydrolase ArfB: MLHITDDIALQDWELSESFMRASGPGGQNVNKVATAVELRFEAARSPALTPAVKSRLKRLAGRRWTKEGAILLQCDETRSQLRNRELVRDRLAELILKALVAPKRRIATKPTRGSVKRRLDSKKQRSAVKSTRGKITPE; this comes from the coding sequence ATGCTGCATATCACAGATGATATAGCGCTGCAGGACTGGGAACTCTCCGAGAGCTTCATGCGAGCCTCGGGGCCTGGCGGGCAGAACGTCAACAAGGTGGCCACCGCAGTCGAACTGCGGTTCGAGGCCGCCCGCAGCCCTGCGCTCACTCCGGCGGTGAAATCCCGGCTCAAACGGTTGGCGGGTCGGCGCTGGACCAAAGAGGGCGCGATTCTGCTGCAATGCGACGAGACCCGCTCGCAACTGCGCAACCGCGAGTTGGTGCGCGACCGCCTGGCCGAGCTCATCCTCAAGGCCCTGGTGGCGCCAAAACGTCGTATAGCGACCAAACCAACGCGTGGTTCGGTGAAACGGCGGCTTGACAGCAAGAAACAGCGCAGCGCGGTCAAATCAACACGCGGAAAAATCACTCCTGAGTGA
- a CDS encoding queuosine precursor transporter, with protein sequence MNRSHLPGILAMAAVVVASNILVQFLFGQWLTWGAFTYPVAFLITDVTNRVYGTGPARRVVFAGFVVGVICSLIGTQIMGEFGPLVTLRIALGSGLAFLTAQLLDVSIFAALRSGKWWRAPLASTLVGSSVDTALFFSIAFSGALTWIDPGNDVSWASEMLPLLGIGPLAPLWASLAVADWMVKLALALLALLPFRMIVSHLTAKPI encoded by the coding sequence ATGAACCGGTCTCATCTCCCAGGCATTCTTGCCATGGCCGCCGTTGTGGTGGCCTCCAATATCCTGGTGCAATTCCTGTTTGGCCAATGGCTGACCTGGGGCGCCTTTACCTATCCAGTTGCCTTCCTCATCACCGATGTGACGAACCGCGTCTATGGCACCGGGCCTGCCCGTCGTGTGGTCTTTGCCGGCTTTGTGGTGGGGGTTATCTGCTCGCTCATCGGCACCCAGATCATGGGCGAATTTGGCCCGCTTGTGACCCTGCGCATCGCGCTTGGCTCTGGCCTTGCCTTCCTCACCGCACAGCTGCTCGACGTGTCGATCTTTGCCGCCCTGCGAAGCGGCAAATGGTGGCGCGCACCGCTGGCCTCGACCCTCGTCGGTTCTTCGGTGGATACGGCGCTGTTCTTTTCCATCGCCTTTTCCGGAGCGCTGACCTGGATCGACCCCGGCAATGACGTCTCCTGGGCCAGTGAAATGCTGCCACTGCTGGGCATTGGCCCCCTGGCGCCGCTCTGGGCCTCCTTGGCGGTGGCCGACTGGATGGTGAAACTCGCGCTGGCACTGCTGGCGCTGCTGCCCTTCCGCATGATTGTCAGCCACCTGACAGCCAAGCCCATCTAA
- a CDS encoding esterase-like activity of phytase family protein has product MRPRQPARKHWAKKHWAGGLVLAFGLMATAAAFAAARLDRHEDTAQLAGSYTWRASPDWFGGFSGIELSADGSQMVVLSDRAHVVRADIHRQDGEIADISLRSAQHLRTSKGRQLLGRIMDSEGLAQAPDGSLFISFEGLARVVHHQTEASRARVLPRPNEFRGLPLNKSLEALAIDPQGRLYTLPENALNAAGEIPVWRWNGSQWSQPFTLPPRGGFLPVGADFGPDGRFYLLERSFVFIGFRSRLRRWDITKQGAINEVTLLESSTGVHDNLEGLSVWRDAKGRLRATMVSDDNFKALQRTELVEYILPQ; this is encoded by the coding sequence ATGCGCCCTAGACAACCGGCCAGAAAACACTGGGCCAAAAAACATTGGGCCGGAGGCCTGGTGCTGGCCTTTGGCCTCATGGCGACGGCGGCGGCCTTTGCGGCGGCCCGGCTGGACCGGCATGAGGACACGGCCCAGCTGGCAGGCAGCTATACCTGGCGGGCCAGCCCAGATTGGTTTGGCGGCTTCTCCGGTATTGAGCTTTCGGCAGATGGGTCTCAGATGGTTGTTCTCAGTGACCGCGCCCATGTGGTTCGAGCTGATATCCATCGGCAGGATGGTGAGATCGCAGATATTTCCCTGCGCAGCGCCCAGCACCTGCGGACCTCCAAGGGGCGACAGCTCCTGGGTCGGATCATGGACAGCGAGGGGCTCGCACAGGCGCCGGATGGCTCGCTGTTTATCTCCTTTGAAGGCCTGGCGCGCGTGGTGCATCACCAGACCGAGGCCAGCCGCGCGCGGGTCCTGCCCCGCCCCAATGAGTTTCGCGGCTTACCGCTGAACAAATCACTCGAGGCCCTGGCCATTGATCCCCAGGGGCGGTTGTACACCCTGCCGGAAAACGCGCTGAATGCCGCCGGAGAGATCCCGGTCTGGCGCTGGAATGGCAGCCAATGGAGCCAGCCCTTCACCCTGCCACCTCGGGGGGGCTTTTTGCCGGTTGGCGCCGATTTTGGCCCCGATGGCCGCTTCTACCTGCTGGAACGCAGTTTTGTCTTTATCGGCTTTCGCAGCCGGTTGCGCCGCTGGGATATCACCAAGCAAGGCGCGATAAACGAGGTCACCCTGCTGGAAAGCAGCACCGGCGTGCATGACAACCTCGAAGGCCTGTCGGTCTGGCGCGACGCCAAAGGCCGGTTGCGCGCCACCATGGTGTCGGACGACAACTTCAAAGCCCTGCAACGCACCGAACTGGTAGAATATATTCTTCCGCAATAG
- the mepA gene encoding penicillin-insensitive murein endopeptidase, with protein MRLLVASFCFVFAALSGASAATPAKQLFGAQDAASQQAPAPYGSYAKGCVAGAVQLPETGATWQAMRLSRNRNWGHPETISFIEKLSQFAASQPGWNGLYIGDISQPRGGPMTSGHRSHQVGLDIDIWMRPADKLTYSRAQREKISSISMRRDNGAYVNSDWTRAHHEIIKAAAQDKRVARIFVFPGAKVQMCKDATGDRRWLRKIRPWWGHHYHFHVRLACPKGARGCVDQDRPPRGDGCDAAQKWVDDILHPAPPKPVDPNAPAPKPRRDYTLTDLPKQCAAVLQSN; from the coding sequence TTGAGACTGCTTGTAGCGAGTTTTTGTTTCGTCTTTGCAGCGCTCAGTGGCGCCAGCGCCGCCACCCCGGCCAAGCAGCTGTTTGGCGCCCAGGATGCGGCATCGCAACAGGCGCCCGCGCCCTATGGCTCCTACGCCAAGGGCTGCGTCGCCGGCGCGGTGCAACTGCCGGAAACCGGAGCAACCTGGCAGGCCATGCGGCTTAGCCGCAACCGCAACTGGGGCCATCCCGAAACCATCAGCTTTATCGAAAAGCTCAGCCAATTTGCCGCCAGCCAGCCCGGCTGGAACGGGCTCTATATTGGTGATATCAGCCAACCCCGTGGCGGCCCGATGACCTCAGGGCACCGCAGCCATCAGGTGGGGCTGGATATTGATATCTGGATGCGCCCGGCGGACAAGCTGACCTACAGCCGGGCCCAGCGCGAAAAGATCTCTTCCATCTCGATGCGGCGCGACAACGGCGCCTATGTGAATTCAGACTGGACCCGCGCCCATCACGAGATCATCAAGGCCGCCGCACAGGACAAACGCGTGGCGCGCATTTTTGTCTTTCCCGGTGCCAAGGTACAGATGTGCAAAGACGCCACAGGCGACCGCCGCTGGCTGCGCAAAATCCGCCCCTGGTGGGGGCATCACTATCATTTCCACGTCCGCCTGGCCTGCCCCAAGGGCGCGCGCGGCTGCGTTGATCAGGATCGCCCACCGCGCGGTGATGGCTGTGACGCGGCGCAGAAATGGGTCGATGACATTTTGCATCCCGCCCCGCCAAAGCCGGTTGATCCCAATGCCCCGGCGCCCAAGCCCCGGCGCGACTACACCCTCACGGATCTGCCGAAACAATGCGCAGCCGTGCTGCAATCAAACTGA
- a CDS encoding MFS transporter yields MSNISARKRIWGWWFFDWASQPYHTLLVTFIFSPFFSEVAEHYYLTLGLSDAAAEAKAQTLWAVGMTVTGLMIGFGAPFIGALADISGRKRPWLIGFSLMYVLGAWGIWYSDPAGSNLWWMLVTFGFGFIGAEFALIFANSQLPSLGGKDDVGAISGSGFAFGYLGGVIALFIMLFFFLEFKEGKTVAGLAPAFGLDPETSEDRRVVGPLTALWFIVFMVPYFLWVKDDAHTGKRGTLKQSVSLVVSSIKALRHRFSLANYLGSSMLYRDALNGLYGFGGVYANLVLDWEILYIAAFGIISAIAAAAFSWVGGMADKRYGPKPVIVAAILVLTLVCIIVVNMSRESLFGVPLAEGSKLPDAVFFGCGMLIGGFGGILQAASRSLMVRHTNPAKATESFGLYGLSGRATAFLAPALIGVATTWTGSARLGISPVIFLFILGLIILYRVKAEGDQV; encoded by the coding sequence ATGAGCAATATTTCAGCGCGCAAGCGCATTTGGGGCTGGTGGTTCTTTGACTGGGCCAGCCAGCCCTATCACACGCTTCTGGTGACCTTTATTTTCAGCCCCTTCTTCTCGGAGGTCGCCGAACATTACTATTTGACACTAGGCCTGAGTGACGCCGCAGCAGAGGCCAAGGCCCAAACGCTTTGGGCGGTTGGTATGACCGTGACCGGGCTGATGATCGGCTTTGGTGCGCCTTTCATCGGGGCACTGGCGGATATTTCCGGGCGCAAACGGCCCTGGCTGATCGGCTTTTCGCTGATGTATGTGCTTGGCGCCTGGGGGATCTGGTATTCGGATCCCGCCGGCAGCAACCTTTGGTGGATGTTGGTGACCTTTGGATTTGGTTTCATCGGGGCTGAATTCGCCCTCATTTTTGCAAATTCACAGCTGCCCAGCCTCGGCGGCAAGGACGATGTCGGGGCGATCTCAGGGTCCGGATTTGCCTTTGGCTATCTGGGCGGTGTGATTGCGCTCTTCATCATGTTGTTTTTTTTCTTGGAATTTAAAGAAGGCAAAACCGTTGCCGGTCTAGCACCTGCTTTTGGTCTCGACCCCGAAACAAGTGAAGATCGACGTGTCGTTGGCCCCCTTACGGCTCTTTGGTTTATCGTCTTTATGGTGCCCTATTTTCTCTGGGTGAAGGATGATGCCCATACTGGCAAACGTGGCACGCTAAAGCAGTCCGTGTCCCTGGTGGTGTCATCAATCAAGGCCCTACGGCACCGCTTTAGCCTGGCGAACTATCTTGGCTCGTCGATGCTTTACCGGGATGCGCTCAACGGGCTTTATGGCTTCGGCGGTGTCTATGCCAATCTGGTGCTAGACTGGGAGATCCTATATATTGCAGCCTTTGGGATCATCTCGGCTATTGCCGCCGCCGCCTTTAGCTGGGTCGGCGGCATGGCTGACAAACGCTATGGCCCCAAACCAGTTATCGTCGCTGCGATTCTGGTGCTCACTCTGGTCTGCATCATCGTCGTCAATATGTCGCGTGAGTCGCTCTTTGGCGTGCCGCTGGCCGAAGGGTCCAAGCTGCCGGATGCAGTCTTCTTTGGCTGCGGCATGCTGATCGGCGGTTTCGGCGGAATCTTGCAGGCCGCCAGCCGCAGCCTGATGGTGCGTCATACCAACCCTGCAAAGGCAACCGAGAGCTTTGGGCTGTATGGTTTGTCGGGACGCGCCACCGCATTTCTGGCCCCGGCGCTGATTGGGGTTGCCACAACCTGGACAGGTAGCGCACGATTGGGCATTAGCCCGGTGATCTTTCTGTTCATCCTCGGATTGATCATTTTGTACCGGGTCAAGGCAGAAGGAGATCAGGTTTGA
- a CDS encoding YggT family protein: MLSLFQILLLILDIVWFFIIAHVIMSWLINFQVLNLQQQLVGQIWYMLQRILEPLYAPVRRILPNMSGIDLAPLLVLIAVYALRIIIQNNMMAFY, encoded by the coding sequence ATGCTCTCTCTGTTCCAAATTCTGCTGCTGATCCTGGACATCGTCTGGTTCTTCATCATTGCCCATGTGATCATGAGCTGGCTGATCAATTTCCAGGTGCTGAACCTGCAACAGCAACTGGTTGGCCAGATCTGGTATATGTTGCAGCGCATTCTCGAGCCGCTTTATGCCCCGGTGCGCCGCATTCTGCCCAATATGAGCGGCATCGATCTGGCGCCCCTGTTGGTGCTGATTGCGGTCTATGCGCTGCGCATCATCATCCAGAATAATATGATGGCCTTCTACTAG